The following coding sequences are from one Kwoniella dendrophila CBS 6074 chromosome 8, complete sequence window:
- a CDS encoding methionine-tRNA ligase, beta subunit, which translates to MSNVSEFVAAAEQADPALTGSNDKDKAQIAKLVGETEGYVKDLSALNEKLTPLTYLYSNSPSSADVSLYAHLHPTLISAPSSQHPQQPSLLRYFLQIQSLESVQSAQKSLPNSFPSLDIDLSTLSTPERKAPPPKVKKDKKPAAPAATAGSVTETVTGAVSSALASATAAASSVSETAVNAATAVKEAVVGGAASEGVQNKDGKKKEKKEKKEKIAKAPQPAKEEPTGPLPSMIDMRVGKVLDVKRHPDADSLYVESIDVGEEEPRTVCSGLVKYMSEDDIRGATIVVICNLKPVTMRGVKSFAMLLCASSKDGKDEGGIEFVYPPEGSQPGERIYFEGEKYENAKPEAQLNPKKKIFETIQPGFITLDTKEAAWIDPETKSVHKIRTKDGVLKTRNLIGASLS; encoded by the exons ATGTCAAACGTTTCAGAATTTGTGGCTgcagctgaacaagctgatcCTGCCTTGACTGGATCAAACGATAAAGATAAAGCTCAAATTGCTAAACTTGTTGGAGAAACTGAAGGTTATGTAAAGGACCTCTCT GCTCTTAACGAAAAACTCACACCTCTTACATACCTCtactcaaactcaccttcttcagcagatgTAAGCTTATACgctcatcttcatccaacTTTG ATCTCCGCACCATCCTCTCAACATCCTCAACAACCATCATTACTTCGATACTTCTTACAAATCCAATCATTAGAATCAGTTCAATCTGCTCAAAAGTCATTACCAAACTCTTTCCCATCattagatattgatttatctacCTTATCTACACCAGAGAGAAAAGCTCCTCCAccaaaagtcaaaaaagaCAAGAAACCCGCTGCTCCAGCCGCTACTGCCGGTAGTGTAACTGAAACTGTTACTGGAGCTGTATCATCcgctttagcttcagctactGCTGCCGCATCATCAGTATCTGAAACTGCTGTCAATGCCGCTACTGCTGtgaaagaagctgtagtTGGTGGAGCAGCATCAGAAGGTGTTcaaaataaagatggtaaaaagaaagagaaaaaagaaaagaaagaaaaaattgCCAAAGCTCCTCAACCAGCAAAAGAAGAACCTACAGGTCCATTACCTTCTATGATTGATATGAGAGTTGGTAAAGTTCTTGATG TCAAACGGCATCCAGATGCCGATAGTTTATATGTCGAATCTATTGATgttggagaagaagaaccaaGAACTGTTTGTTCAGGTTTGGTTAAATACATgtcagaagatgatattagAGGTGCTACTATCGTTGTTATC TGTAACCTCAAACCAGTAACAATGAGAGGTGTTAAATCATTTGCAATGCTTTTATGtgcatcatcaaaagatggtaaagatgaagggGGTATCGAATTCGTTTATCCACCTGAGGGTTCTCAACCTGGTGAAAGAATTtattttgaaggtgaaaaataCGAAA ATGCCAAACCTGAAGCTCAATTAAatccaaagaagaagatcttcgaAACTATCCAACCTGGATTTATAACTTTAGATACAAAAGAAGCTGCATGGATTGATCCTGAAACTAAATCAGTACATAAAATTAGAACAAAAGATGGTGTATTGAAAACAAGAAACTTGATTGGTGCTAGTTTATCATAG
- a CDS encoding translation elongation factor Tu, which yields MAGQPPPNGFNPGAFEFRPGQGAPFVPRTQQQNQGGYPGQQQQQQPYGQYQQGGYGGYNQHQGGGYGGGYPQYGQQQGGYGGGYPQQQSQGAYIPPNQRFNNQQQQQPVRNVQGFQPPNLPPTSSSPKPDSSSKPPTSTPVNAGKPVSLSIGGGAPKAAPSLSIGGGAPKAAPSLSIGGGAPKAAPSLSIGGGAPKAAPSLSIGGAPKAAPSLSIGGTKKPAEEKKAEEKKVEPKASEPVPEVSEPTESTPAPAATSDAQVKVVASTTDEPKPTSTPAPVASSTAASGTSTPSGTNYTKVSAKNDAEAIAKEQAAAGAEALKDLYGDDAKDTNVKSHLNIIFTGHVDAGKSTMGGQLLFLTGAVDKRTMEKYEQEAKAAGRETWYLSWALDSNKEERAKGKTIEVGRSYFESDKRRYTILDAPGHKTYVPSMISGAAQADVAILVLSGRKGEFETGFERDGQTREHAMLIKNNGINKLIIIVNKMDDPTVQWDQGRYDEVCTKITPFLKSVGFNPKKDITFIPTSGQMGVNVKDRVDKKVAPWYEGPSLLEYLDNMEIIERDIDAPVVFPIMEKYAELGTMVMGKIEAGRIKKGDSLIIMPNKTPVDVSAIYAEAGDEMTAAFSGENIRMRISGISDKDITPGFVLCSPAKPVRTVTAFKADLSIIEAKNIICGGYTCVLHAHTLAEEVTLTALLNYFDKKTRRKSKKPPQFAKQGMLVSVLIETSAPICIETYKDSKILGRFSLRDEGKTVAIGKVTKLIENPSDLPNVAGLTLANPANAA from the exons ATGGCCGGTCAACCTCCTCCAAACGGTTTCAATCCAGGAGCTTTCGAGTTCCGACCTGGACAAGGAGCTCCCTTTGTTCCTCgaactcaacaacaaaatcaaggtggTTATCCaggacaacaacaacaacaacaaccttaTGGACAGTATCAACAAGGTGGATACGGAGGGTATAACCAACATCAAGGTGGTGGTTATGGTGGTGGTTATCCTCAatatggtcaacaacaaggtggttACGGTGGTGGAtatcctcaacaacaatcacaagGTGCTTATATACCACCAAACCAGAGgttcaacaatcaacaacaacaacaacctgtTAGAAATGTTCAAGGATTCCAACCTCCAAACttaccaccaacatcatcatcacctaaaccagacTCTTCATCCAaaccaccaacatcaactCCTGTAAATGCTGGAAAGCCCGTATCGTTATCTATTGGCGGTGGTGCACCAAAAGCTGctccttctttatcaatcgGTGGTGGTGCTCCTAAGGCCGCTCCTTCACTTTCAATTGGTGGAGGTGCTCCTAAAGCTGCTCCTTCATTAAGTATTGGAGGTGGTGCACCAAAAGCCGCTCCCTCATTATCTATTGGAGGTGCCCCTAAAGCTGCTCCATCATTGTCAATTGGAGGTACTAAGAAACCTgctgaagagaagaaagctgaGGAGAAGAAAGTTGAACCAAAAGCTTCTGAACCTGTACCTGAAGTATCTGAACCAACCGAATCTACACCCGCACCTGCCGCTACATCCGATGCTCAAGTCAAAGTAGTTGCTTCAACAActgatgaacctaaaccaacatctacacctgcacctgtaGCATCATCTACTGCTGCATCGGGAACATCAACACCAAGTGGAACGAACTATACCAAAGTATCAGCTAAGAACGATGCTGAAGCAATTGCAAAAGAACAAGCTGCAGCAGGTGCAGAAGCATTGAAAGATCtatatggtgatgatgcaAAAGATACAAATGTAAAATCGCATTTAAACATTATTTTTACTGGTCACGTTGatgcaggtaaatcaactatGGGTGGTCAATTATTATTCTTAACTGGTGCAGTAGATAAAAGAACAATGGAAAAATACgaacaagaagctaaagctgctggTAGAGAAACTTGGTATTTATCTTGGGCATTAGAttcaaataaagaagaaagagcaaAAGGAAAAACTATTGAAGTTGGTAGATCATATTTCGAATCtgataaaagaagatatactaTTTTAGATGCTCCAGGTCATAAAACTTATGTACCTTCAATGATTTCTGGtgctgctcaagctgatgTAGCTATTTTG GTCCTCTCCggtagaaaaggtgaattcGAAACTGGTTTCGAAAGAGATGGTCAAACTAGAGAACATGCTATgttgatcaagaacaacGGTATCAACAAATTGATCATTATCGTAAACAAGATGGATGATCCTACAGTACAATGGGATCAAGGAAG ATACGATGAAGTTTGTACAAAAATTACTCCTTTCCTTAAAAGTGTTGGATTTAACCCTAAGAAAGACATCACATTCATACCT ACATCTGGTCAGATGGGTGTTAACGTAAAAGATAGAGTTGACAAAAAGGTTGCACCTTGGTATGA AGGTCCTTCCCTTCTCGAATACCTCGACAATATGGAAATCATCGAGAGAGACATTGATGCTCCAGTGGTATTCCCTATTATGGAGAAATATGCTGAACTTGGTACTATGGTCATGGGTAAAATCGAAGCCGGTAGAATCAAGAAAGGTGATAGTCTGATCATCATGCCTAACAAG ACACCCGTCGACGTATCAGCTATCTATGCAGAAGCAGGTGATGAAATGACTGCTGCATTTTCGGGCGAGAACATCAGAATGAGAATCTCTGgtatatcagataaagatatcaCACCTGGTTTCGTCTTATGTTCACCTGCCAAACCAGTCAGAACAGTTACCGCTTTCAAAGCAGACTTGAGTATCATTGAAGCTAAAAACATTATCTGCGGTGGTTACACATGTGTATTGCATGCGCATACACTGGCTGAAGAAGTTACTTTGACC GCTTTACTCAATTACTTTGATAAGAAAACTA GAcgaaaaagtaaaaaaccACCTCAATTTGCCAAACAAGGAATGCTTGTCTCTGTTTTGATAGAAACTTCTGCGCCAATCTGTATCGAAACATACAAAGATTCTAAGATCTTGGGTCGATTCTCTCTACGAGATGAAG GTAAAACCGTAGCTATCGGTAAAGTCACAAAACTCATTGAAAACCCATCGGATCTACCAAATGTAGCTGGTCTTACACTTGCAAACCCTGCTAATGCCGCTTAA